One Oryza glaberrima chromosome 11, OglaRS2, whole genome shotgun sequence genomic region harbors:
- the LOC127755683 gene encoding phospholipase A1 EG1, chloroplastic/mitochondrial-like has protein sequence MAIHLTNPPPGLYAAKTPSQQQQQHRPAGSHAAAAAAATVAMPQTASAASSSVAVKKNMRQAAPVVVARRRTTAVESGGVALASVWREVQGERDWEGMVEGTAEEELHPLLRGEIVRYGELVAATYKAFDLDAASKRYLNCKYGKARMLDEVGMAGAGYEVTRYIYAAPDLAAGPPCPSRWIGYVAVATDEAVRRLGRRDIVVSFRGTVTGSEWVANMMSSLAPARFDPADPRPDVKVESGFLSVYTSDDATCRFTCGSCRNQLLSEVTRLIAKHKHEDVSVTLAGHSMGSSLALLLGYDLAELGLNRDARGRAVPITVFSFAGPRVGNTAFKDRCDELGVKVLRVVNVNDPITKLPGIFLNENSRVLGGKLELPWSSSCYTHVGVELALDFFKARDPACVHDLEAYLGLLKCPKVTKVMKEGEDLFSKAKKIVLEQSFDTWRWQMAAIQVGGLVQALGM, from the coding sequence ATGGCGATACACCTGACCAACCCTCCTCCGGGGCTCTACGCCGCCAAGACaccctcgcagcagcagcagcagcacaggcCCGCGGGTAGCCatgccgctgcggcggcggcggcgacggtggcgatgcCGCAGACGGCGTCCGCGGCGTCGTCTAGCGTGGCGGTGAAGAAGAACATGAGGCAGGctgcgccggtggtggtggcgaggaggaggacgacagcGGTGGAGAGTGGCGGAGTGGCGTTGGCGAGCGTGTGGAGGGAGGTGCAGGGGGAGAGGGATTGGGAGGGCATGGTGGAGGGCACGGCCGAGGAGGAGCTGCACCCGCTCCTCCGCGGCGAGATCGTCCGGTACGGCGagctggtggcggcgacgtACAAGGCGTTCGACCTCGACGCCGCGTCAAAGCGCTACCTCAACTGCAAGTACGGCAAGGCCCGGATGCTCGACGAGGTCGGCATGGCCGGCGCCGGGTACGAGGTCACGAGGTACATCTACGCCgcgcccgacctcgccgccggcccgccgtgCCCGAGCCGGTGGATCGGGTACGTCGCCGTGGCCACGGACGAGGCGgtgcgccgcctcggccgccgcgacATCGTCGTGTCGTTCCGCGGCACGGTCACCGGGTCCGAGTGGGTGGCCAACATGATGAGCtcgctggcgccggcgaggttcgACCCGGCCGACCCGCGCCCCGACGTGAAGGTCGAGTCGGGCTTCCTCTCCGTCTACACCTCCGACGACGCCACCTGCCGCTTCACCTGCGGCAGCTGCCGGAACCAGCTCCTCTCCGAGGTGACCCGCCTCATCGCCAAGCACAAGCACGAGGACGTCAGCGTCACCCTCGCCGGCCACAGCATGGGCAGCTCGCTGGCGCTGCTACTAGGCTATGACCTCGCCGAGCTTGGCCTCAACCGGGACGCCCGCGGCCGTGCCGTGCCGATCaccgtcttctccttcgccggcCCTCGTGTCGGGAACACGGCGTTCAAGGACAGGTGCGACGAGCTCGGCGTCAAGGTGCTCAGGGTGGTGAATGTGAACGACCCCATCACCAAGCTCCCCGGCATCTTCCTGAACGAGAAttctagggttttgggaggcAAGCTGGAGCTGCCATGGAGTAGCTCATGCTACACACATGTGGGAGTGGAGCTTGCCCTAGACTTCTTCAAGGCGAGAGACCCAGCTTGTGTGCATGACTTGGAAGCATACTTAGGGTTGCTCAAGTGCCCTAAGGTGACAAAAGTGATGAAAGAAGGGGAGGATCTCTTTAGCAAGGCGAAGAAAATTGTTCTTGAGCAAAGTTTTGACACTTGGAGGTGGCAAATGGCTGCAATTCAAGTTGGTGGCTTGGTACAAGCGCTAGGAATGTAG